In Rhodamnia argentea isolate NSW1041297 chromosome 5, ASM2092103v1, whole genome shotgun sequence, the DNA window gtccttgaaattttggtacatgtttaatttagtccatgcattgtatgaaaatgttcaatgttgtccatgaaaatgacgttgaatattttcatataatgtatgggctaaattgaacatgtaccaaatgtTCATAAAccacattgaaaaaaatttgaagttgatGGACTATATTTTACATGGAGCCAAATTTCAAGTATTATTTGTATCATATACCCTATCATAAAcagataaatttattttcttttaggaACTGTTCGtaatcttttaaaatatatataaaagaaaagagtcGATTTTCCATGATTGTTCATGATTTAAATAGTATGCTAAATTTTAAGATATTGTTAATAAACTTTTTGATCAAAATAGACAAAAGAAATCAGTAAGCCTTCCTACCGAGGGATGGACTTTGATTTTTTATGGATCAAAGCGGAATTAATTGATACTGCGTCGGGAAAATTTATGTATTACCCTACAAAATTCATAAGACCTTTGTGAGTTGCCCCTACGTTTTAATTTTTGCAGTATTCTCCCATGAATTCTAGAAAAATAGGTCCCAATGTGTCCCCTGGCATTGATTTCGACCAATTTTTGCGTGGAGCTCCGATCATGTTAATTCTAAAATACATAGCATGTGATGGTACGTTACTAAAATCCTGGCAAGAATTTGACCGGAGTCAACCCCAGATGCACATCGATGTAGAGCTCTGAAATGTACTTTCTGATTAGTCCCTGTATTTTTGTCTCGTACATAGGGATGACATAAGACCAATTTGCCTTCCATGACCAGTCATGGAGAGTCATGTGGTCGTTTAACGTAAGAAAAATTTGGCCGTACCCAAAGCTAAAAGTACATCGCCaccaatttcaaaagttttaaggGACAAAACGCAGAAAATTGAAATGCCGGGGActaagggtgcgtttgggaaCAACTTTCCCAAGGCACTTTGGACCTCTAAAGTCCCTGGAAAAAAATTTTGGTGTTTGGCAATCCactttaagaaaatgcaaatatgggccaaagctgaaagcccaaggcagctGGGGACCTGCCTTGGGCATTGAGTATTTTCGAAAGGCTAGGCATAcagtaaaatgaattttttttccttcccaaatTGCCAccgctttttattttattttccaatttagcCCATgcactgttcatcttctccttACAGCAGATTAAGGAAGTGGTGGAGGAGAGGACGTGACTTCATAGATGCCGACGAGGGATCCGCAACACCGACGTTGATTGCCCATGGTCGTGCGGCCGGGGTTGCCTTCCGTCCGACCGTGCGACGTCGAGAGGCACGACGGGTTTTCAGTGGTTTCGCCCCCCTCCGTGGAAGGCAACCCTAGCCGCACCGGAGTCCAGAGAGGCACAACCTAAGGTTGGGGACCTCGGTGTCGACTAACCTAAGGTTGCGCGACATCGGCGTCGCCTCGATTGAGGTTGCGTCGATGCTTGAGGACTAGATTTAGGAGAGGTCGTGGCTGGTCGCGAGGCACAAGATCCGATGGCGACGAGCTTTGAACGACCGGATTTGCTCATAGCGGGTCGAAGGTCGTTTGGCCGTCACCAAGGGCGAGGTTGGGGCGACGCTTGAAGGACAAAACGAGGAGAGGTCGTGGGTGGTCGCGAGTAACCGGATCCGAGGGCAACGAGCTTCAAATGACCACGGGGTGGGGCGAGACGACCGAGGGGAGGACGGGAGGGGACGGGAAGGGAAGCTCCGGCGACGCCCGCTTCGACAAGGATAGTCGGCGAGTTGGCGACACCTGCTCCGACAAGGGCTCCTCCATGTCTTCTCTGCCTTGGCCATGGCTGCCtctatttttcatttcctttctttatttttttttttaatttcaaaattgctttGCAAAATGAGTTATCCAAACACTACCCTAGCTCTCACCAGATACACCTTCACTCAAAGGTCCTTGAGAAAATGGCTTTGCATTCTCCCAAAATGttcccaaacgcagcctaacCTGCCCAGACCCAAAAGACTTACGGGACAAAATAGGATTCTCCCCACTATGTCTAGTTGCGCAATATTTTGCCGCGCGAGCCGCATGAAACAGTATCGCGTTCGCTAATCAGCACGATTTTTTACGTGGAAGTCCTTAACCAGGATAGCACTGCGGATTACTCTAACAGCaatttggccattttttttaattggcaTGTGcggcataattaaaaaaaaaaagaaaaagggaaaaagagaaaagatcaCCAAACGTACAAAACAAGGTGTCGAAGCaatcccttaaaaaaaatgataaaaaggaataaataaaatatatataattcacCTAAACCCGGTCTAAAagttggggggaaaaaaaagcgGAAAATAAATGCAAGTTGACGACCCACTTGCATGTCCGGCCGCATAAGCTGGCCGTTCTTTCTCACCCATTCCTTTCGTTTCGTTCAAACACCAAAAAGGCAAAAGCTTTCGCCTTTTTTTTCTCCGAGAAATTAGCCAAATCCTAATGCAAGTGGATGCAAGAAAACAACATTAAAATCGGACCGGACATATATATCTCTCCACTTTCATCGTTTCATGCTCCGGCCTTCCTCTCGTCAAGCAAGAAGAAGCGCAGAGATGACTTCCTCCGTGCAGCTCCAACGAATCAACCCCGCCCACCAACCCTctgccgcctccgccgccgccgcaggcCTCGGCTCCCACAAACAGCCCCAGCCCCAGACCCAGACGGCCGTGCTCCCCGGGGCGTTGTTGTCTCCTGGCCCGGTGCCCGAGTACGCGGCCCCGTACCACCGGCGCCAGGTGGGGCCGAACCAGTGCTGCTCCGCGGTGGTCCGGTCCATCGACGCGCCGGTGGCCGTGGTGTGGTCGGTGGTGCGGCGGTTCGACGAGCCGCAGGCGTACAAGCACTTCCTGAAGAGTTGCCACGTCATCGACGGGGACGGGCACGTGGGGACGGTGCGGGAGGTGCGGGTCGTGTCGGGGCTGCCGGCGAACTCGAGCAAGGAGCGGCTGGAGATCCTGGACGACGAGCGCCACGTGATGAGCTTCAGCGTGGTCGGCGGGGAGCACCGGCTGGCGAACTACCGGTCGGTGACGACGCTGCACGCGGCGAGGGGAGGGGCGGGGACGACGGTGGTGGAGTCGTACGTGGTGGACGTCCCGAGCGGGAACACCAAGGAGGAGACGTGCGTGTTCGTCGACACCATCGTCAACTGCAACCTTCAGTCCTTGGCTCAGATCGCCGAGAACATGGCCAGGAATTTGTAAACCTCAACTTCGTTCTGCTGATCAAaaagaacgaagaagaagaacccagaaaaaccaagaagaaagaaataatcacataaatcttttcatcttTCTGTTTCTTGATTTAGCCTGACGTTGAGCAGATCTTGAAAAGCCAGCGCTGGCAGATCATCATTTTGATTAGCTCCTGTCGTCTCAGAGAAGCAACTGGGGAAGATGATGTTGTACATGGGTCATTTtgttaggcttttttttttttttttttttcttttccatagtTTTGATTTTGCCATGTTAAAATGTCTATGCTTTGAGAGATTTTCTAGTAAACTGATGAGCTACAAATTATTTTCTTGCTcacttcttcctttccttcttttttcccatttaatGCGAAAACAACGATGATCTCGGATACGTATATGTTCCGCATATACGTGAGTATATACGAACTCATTCTAATCCAAGATCGAGCTCAGGTTGCCCTAGTTGAAGATCATCCACACTTCGGTCGGTCACCAGCTTGGGGAGAATTGCAGAGCGTATTCGCATCTTCGCCCTTTGGAAATGTCAACTCTGTCACTCTCTCCCTCCCATATTTTGCCTTGCACGGAATTCTCCTGCCCATATTATCTCCACGCCAAATTTGAAAAGGATTCCTTGGTATGTAGCAGACACTGCAGCTTCATACTTGACACAAGATTCTGTGTCTCAAACCTTTCGCTCATTTCATGTTACCTTATATCCTAGCGATCCTAAGACGAATCTCGCCAAAATCGAACTGTTGTATATCAGTGTCTGGAACTCGAGTCCATCTACTTCTCTTCTGATCTAGAAAGCAAAAGAGGGAAAATGGGTACCAAGACTTTTCTCCTCGCAGGTTCGTGCACGGCGGGCTCGcgtatttttgaatattcttCATCGATGAGGTAGTTTTACTGAGTTTTCTAGGAATGGGATCGACCAACTTCTGCTACTGCTGCTGCAAGTTGCGAATTTCAAATAGGGCAACGGATGTGCCGTAGCAAAGAGTGGACAAATAAGATTAAACAACTTGCTGTACGAAACCGATGCGAGGTTGTCTTCACATCTCCTGTTTTGGTTTTAGTCCTGTTTTTCCTCCTTGTGTTTCATATGATGCggttggaaaaaaaagaggatgtgGATTGCAAGCTAAGCGTGACATTGCAAGTGGGTCAACCAGGCAAAGCGTCTTAATGCTGCTGATGGGTTTACATGATGAACTCAAAGctatgattttgtaattttttttttggtagttctTGAGGGAAGCATGACCTTATCCTCTATAATCTTAAAGTTTGCCAGCCTCTCTAGCAGATCCATTAATGGGTACCTCTGAATTGTATTCGATTTTGCTTGCCCACTTGAGAAATAATTGAATCAAACTCGGGATAATTTCTAATTAGGTCACGGCTTTAAAAACGGATAAGCATTCACGGCTTACTTTATCGGTGCTTACGCGTAAATAATAAGTAACTTTTCTATAAGAAGGCCACTGACCAACTCAAAAGAACTACTAATGTCATTGATTTCAGCTATATAATTGCCGCTTCTACGGTTGAGAAGATTTCATCAAGGATCTGGGAAGGTGAAAGGGAGAGCCTAGCAGGATTAGAGAAGATCAATGGGCAGGATCATCCGGGCCGGGCTCTCAGATCAGGCCTGCCCATTTCAGAAATTTCATGCATAATTCTCTGACCTTGCCGGGCCGAGAACTCTAACTAAAACGGCTCTGTCCAAGCCAGCCCGACATTGTCCTTCgggtccaatttttttttgggggcgctCCATGTTTTGTTTTAACAAAGAATCAAAGAAATGTTGCAGCATCCATTTTTACAAGTGTAATTTCGATTGATTAAGGATAAAATAGCTTAGCAAATAGAAGTTCGTTCCAAGTATCTTGGAGGCCAGGCAAGCACCAGTGCACGCAATCTGCATAGCTTACAGGGTTCGCTAGCTGCTTAGGAGTCAGCACGCTCCATTGCTTCTTGTAAATCATTGTGTGCGCGTCTTTTCGATAGTTCGAGAGCTGAGTTATGTTCAGGAATGTGATGGGCACTTTAGATTTGCTGAACACTTCGCTTATCACCTGCATTATGCTTTTCCGGGAATCTGAGCCCCAGTACTTTGGATCTTCGATCGGCGTGGTTTGGTTGTAGCAGTTGCCTCCCGGTTCGCCGCCCCATTCTTCGCTACTGCAAGAAGTTTCGTATGTTTGAGTAGAACAGATCGATTAGAACAATGTCCAGTTAGAAGTTAGAACAGATCGATTTGAATTTTgtatgttgagagagagagagagagagagagagagacatactTTCCATGAGTAGGTGACATGCTAGTGAAGAATACTCTGGTCTTCTTAGGGTCCATATTCTTCTGCACCCATCTCACCAAGCTTTTCATTGCCATTCTATAAGCATCATCGGTGCTCTTCACCACAACATCCTTGACCTCATCCTCGAAAGACCCTTTCCTGCAAAAAGGTTTCGATCAGATCTGGTCAAACCAACCTCAAGCTGTCCGATTAGTAACAGTCTGCGACCGAGAAGGATCGTAATGATCTTGGTTTGCATAGTGATTATATGAAGGGATTTACAGGATCTTCACGGTGACCCCACTCATCCACCAAAGATAGGTGTTAAACACCAATATGTCCACTCCTTTCCAGTGCTTCCCGTGCTTGTTGATCGAGCCTTTGCGTACGAACCTATCAGTCACCCGGTGGATGACGGCATTGTCTGAGTTCGACTCGAGAAGGAACGGCGCCCAGTAGAACTCGATCGTGGCATTGTAGTCCTGGAGTTTTTCACAGAGAGGAAATGAAAATTACTGAAGCACATGGACACCGGATGATCCATCCTGGTTTTGTTGATCGGTTCTCGCGGGAATTACGAATTGGGAAAGTAAATTTCTCCAGTTACCTTGGCAGTGAAGACAGTTAGGGAGTCGAAGGTTTCCATGGACTTGGAACCTTCAGGGATGAGCGAATGGAGGAGGCAGATCATCGAAACATACTGCCCTCGATTTAGGGAGTCGCCCACATACATCATCCTCTTCCCTCTCAACGCTTCTAACATCAGCGTCGCATTGAATCTGCACAAGTAATTTGTCGCAAGAAACATTAGAGTTCCATAGAGAAAAAACCAACCAGCAAGTTCTGAGTGATTTAAAAGACTGAGGGGACAGAGTTAATCGATCAAGCAATTAATCGGTGGCTTTGCTACGTAGTATTGTTGTGACTCGTGAGCCAATGGCATTGATCGCGCATTCGAAGAGTTTGAatacttcaaggactgtattcaTGAAATACACATCGACAGGCTAACTTCATTAGACAAAGTTTATTGCGAATGAACTTGTCCTAAATGTTGCATTGAATGAAGATAAGAAGGAAAACACTTCCAGTGACTTCCTGTGGCCATGACCAGGTAAAACTTCCAGGTATCTGTCTGCTTGACTTTATGGCTAAAAGAATCAACCTGTGGCCGTCAATGATGCAATGTCTCTCTATTAAACCATTCTCCACTAATGACTTTTATACTGCGAAAGTTATTCGTTTTAGTAGTTGAAAATCGCAATTACATCCCATGGTAAGCAATGACAGCAGAACATAGAAGAAGGCGGGCGGAATCCACGATCAAGATCGGAAAAGAATAATAATTGGCGCGAGCTTTCTCAATTGATCTGGACATCAAGCTAGCCATTGCCAAGATGATTCGATTCCAAGACAGGGGCATTATTATGGGGTAAAATGGAAAACATAGTAAAGAAATTAATCTCGTGTCTTAAAAGTCAACGCCACCCTTATTGTCCTGATTCATTTGGTGTATCTAACTTGCAGAGTTGTTAGAATCATTAGGTAGTATTTGTTTTCAAAGCTGACGCCCCGGCCGGCTAGCAAACCCGCCGGCGCGGGGCAGCAACTCCCTTGGGAAAAAACACGTACCTTCTGATCTTCCAAGTCAACTTTCAAATCTCTAATTCATATTTATGGTGAACCTTCCATAGTTTTCTTAGGGCTGTGAGGTGAAACCTTCAATGTACCGTCACGAAAAGCAAGCTTTCCCACGAAACAACATGAACCCATCAATGGCAGTCAAGAGCTTCAAGAGAGGCTCCGAAAATCTTGAAACTCTCTTTGTCTAATTCCACGAAGTTAATCTCGTTTCATggtttaaaaggaaaatgagattgCTACAGTGTTTCCAGATTAAGACGACTCCGTGGTGACCAATTTGCCATTTCAGAGGTTGAAGCAATAGGgaagcggaagaagaagaagaaacagagaacTAAGATGTAGAAGACGAGACGAAAAGTCAACGACACGCAataagaaaagttcaaaacttctATTTAGAGAAAAAGAAGCGATTGGAACCTGGGCAGAGAACAGGAATGAGGTTGCCATCGCCGGTGCTGGTAGTCCTTGTCAGGCCTGCCGTGCTCTTGACACGTCAGCTGCGGCTGGATGTACGGGCACTCCGATTCCTCGTAACTCGGCCGAGTCGACTCGTCCCTCACCCACCTCCCGCTGAACACGTCGCACCCTTCCTCTCCCCTCCCTATCGCGAACGGAACCGGATCGCTGCTGGTGCTGCTCTTCCTCTGATCTAACGACCCAAGAACGCCGTTAATGACCTTCTCATATATTATAGTACCGTCGGCGGGACGCGTGTCCGCATTTCGAAGTTTGTATTTTCTTACGTCAGACGAGGAAACGGGGAGACGAGTCAACTCACCGGTTCGCGGCCCGGGCCGAGTCGAGCTCGGGCGAACTTGGAGCTGTTGACCGAAGATGCAGACCAAGTCCTCGCCGTAGAGGATGGAGACGAAGACGATGAACGATAACAGAGCGAAGAGGTAAGGCGGGAGACGTGTTTTTctcagagaagaagaagacgacgacgccggagaagaagaagaagagagaggcgATTTCATTTTGGTGGGCGGTCTAAGCTTCTGTCTCTGTTTAGAGGGAGGTGATGAGTTTTTATTTGAGTTATTTGATGAGCTActgaaagaggaaaagaagaataagTATAATGTCAACGGGAAAACTGATGAGTGCTTTTGTTTTCTGACCATCTGATTGGTGATCGTCCTTTGATCATCATGATCAAGATGAGGTGAAAGTGTCCCTTCCCCGTGGGATATGGGATAATTACTAAATTAGTACTAAACCTATTATGATTATGTCCATTTagtcgtaaacttttttttattaattgattCAAAaaacttttgcaattatgtcaaatcattcataattttttttttatctattgagttctaaatattttgcaattataccaatttagtctacTTTCTCGCCAAAGAcgttttttaataatattctagttcttttaatctttttccttattttttattttttttttccttgcctaAACCTAAACCTCTTGGTACTGTGGCTGGCAAGGGCTTCGCGGCTCGGACCAGCATCTCCAAGCCTCGCCCAACCGGGCGAGGCCATGGTGGCCACCGGCGAAGGCGACCTCGCCTAGATTGGACGAGGCTTGTTGAGTGCTGCAAAGCCCCGCATTTATTTttaggaaagaaagagaaaaagataggaaaaaaatattattagaaatgtcAACGTCAACTCCGGCTAGCAAAGTacactgaattagtacaattacaaaaggtttaagacttaactGGTTCAAAAAGaattagggttgaattgacactattgatataagtttggaactattttggtaattttcctgcTATAAAATCATGTGAGAATATAACAAGATTGTTGTCAAGGACATTAACCCATATTTCCCGAAAAAGATTGCAACAAATAGCACTAGGAATCAATctagaatataaaaaattagatctCAAAATAGACGTAATATCTCGATAATCTTGTAGTGCTAAAggtac includes these proteins:
- the LOC115743792 gene encoding abscisic acid receptor PYL4-like encodes the protein MTSSVQLQRINPAHQPSAASAAAAGLGSHKQPQPQTQTAVLPGALLSPGPVPEYAAPYHRRQVGPNQCCSAVVRSIDAPVAVVWSVVRRFDEPQAYKHFLKSCHVIDGDGHVGTVREVRVVSGLPANSSKERLEILDDERHVMSFSVVGGEHRLANYRSVTTLHAARGGAGTTVVESYVVDVPSGNTKEETCVFVDTIVNCNLQSLAQIAENMARNL
- the LOC115743628 gene encoding protein trichome birefringence-like 33 isoform X1, which codes for MKSPLSSSSSPASSSSSSLRKTRLPPYLFALLSFIVFVSILYGEDLVCIFGQQLQVRPSSTRPGPRTGELTRLPVSSSDVRKYKLRNADTRPADGTIIYEKVINGVLGSLDQRKSSTSSDPVPFAIGRGEEGCDVFSGRWVRDESTRPSYEESECPYIQPQLTCQEHGRPDKDYQHRRWQPHSCSLPRFNATLMLEALRGKRMMYVGDSLNRGQYVSMICLLHSLIPEGSKSMETFDSLTVFTAKDYNATIEFYWAPFLLESNSDNAVIHRVTDRFVRKGSINKHGKHWKGVDILVFNTYLWWMSGVTVKILKGSFEDEVKDVVVKSTDDAYRMAMKSLVRWVQKNMDPKKTRVFFTSMSPTHGNSEEWGGEPGGNCYNQTTPIEDPKYWGSDSRKSIMQVISEVFSKSKVPITFLNITQLSNYRKDAHTMIYKKQWSVLTPKQLANPVSYADCVHWCLPGLQDTWNELLFAKLFYP
- the LOC115743628 gene encoding protein trichome birefringence-like 33 isoform X2 — encoded protein: MKSPLSSSSSPASSSSSSLRKTRLPPYLFALLSFIVFVSILYGEDLVCIFGQQLQVRPSSTRPGPRTDQRKSSTSSDPVPFAIGRGEEGCDVFSGRWVRDESTRPSYEESECPYIQPQLTCQEHGRPDKDYQHRRWQPHSCSLPRFNATLMLEALRGKRMMYVGDSLNRGQYVSMICLLHSLIPEGSKSMETFDSLTVFTAKDYNATIEFYWAPFLLESNSDNAVIHRVTDRFVRKGSINKHGKHWKGVDILVFNTYLWWMSGVTVKILKGSFEDEVKDVVVKSTDDAYRMAMKSLVRWVQKNMDPKKTRVFFTSMSPTHGNSEEWGGEPGGNCYNQTTPIEDPKYWGSDSRKSIMQVISEVFSKSKVPITFLNITQLSNYRKDAHTMIYKKQWSVLTPKQLANPVSYADCVHWCLPGLQDTWNELLFAKLFYP